One Mastacembelus armatus chromosome 10, fMasArm1.2, whole genome shotgun sequence DNA window includes the following coding sequences:
- the nudcd2 gene encoding nudC domain-containing protein 2, whose amino-acid sequence MSVHFEERSGVVPCKTPWGSWYQTMEEVFIEVNVPHGTSAKEVKCHLGSRDIELQVKGKEIFKGKLFDTTMSDEATWTLEDKCLIRIVLMKTNREAGNCWSSLLEGEYCANAWVQDQMQRKLTLERFQRENPGFDFSGAEISGNFAGGGPDFSSLQK is encoded by the exons ATGTCAGTGCACTTCGAGGAGAGGAGCGGTGTCGTCCCCTGTAAAACGCCCTGGGGCTCCTGGTACCAGACCATGGAGGAGGTTTTCATCGAAGTCAACGTGCCTCATGGGACGTCTGCTAAAGAGGTCAAGTGTCATCTGGGATCAAGAGATATCGAGCTGCAGGTCAAAGGGAAGGAGATATTCAAA GGAAAGTTGTTTGACACAACCATGTCTGACGAGGCTACGTGGACACTAG AGGACAAGTGTCTGATCCGGATCGTTCTGATGAAGACTAACAGGGAGGCGGGGAACTGCTGGTCGTCCCTGTTGGAAGGGGAATACTGTGCGAATGCCTGGGTCCAGGACCAGATGCAGAGGAAGCTCACACTGGAGAGGTTCCAGCGGGAG AATCCTGGATTTGACTTCAGTGGTGCAGAGATCTCTGGGAATTTTGCTGGTGGTGGTCCAGACTTTTCCAGTTTACAGAAGTGA
- the ccng1 gene encoding cyclin-G1 isoform X1, with protein sequence MQKMSVFGFAAQMIDTVTEPGAQLFAVQLKALTDLEARYQPKLSGLRLIEGTPDNGLRMTTRLRELEVKDLLSLTRFFGFSSETFSLAISLLDRFLSVMKIQPKHLSCVGLCCFYIAVKSSEDEKNVPLANDLIRISQNRFTVSDMMRMEKIIMEKLYWKVKAPTALRFLRFFHSHVQEQLDAESKKILSLDRLEAQLKACHCSFVFSKIKPSLLAIALLCFEAQEQHDPEHTDKISEALRNLQQHLNIKDGDLLCVRELVGKCLAEYATTKCSKPNSQRLRWIISGRTARQLKHSYYKIAHLPTIPESAS encoded by the exons AtgcaaaaaatgtcagtatttggTTTTGCTGCACAGATGATTGACACAGTCACAGAACCCGGAGCACAGCTGTTTGCAGTTCAGCTGAAGGCCCTAACAGACCTTGAGGCCCGATACCAGCCAAAACTGAGCGGCTTGAGGCTCATTGAGGGCACCCCGGACAATGGCCTCAGGATGACCACCAGACTGAGGGAGCTGGAGGTGAAGGACCTGCTCTCTCTGACCAGATTCTTTGGTTTCAGTTCAGAGACCTTCTCGCTCGCCATCAGCTTGCTGGATCGATTTCTCTCTGTAATGAAG ATTCAACCAAAGCACCTGTCTTGTGTGGGCCTCTGCTGCTTCTACATTGCCGTGAAGTCTTCAGAGGATGAGAAGAACGTGCCCCTGGCTAACGACCTTATCCGCATCAGTCAGAATCGCTTCACAGTGTCTGACATGATGAGGATGGAGAAGATCATCATGGAGAAGCTCTACTGGAAGGTGAAGGCCCCCACAGCCCTCCGCTTTCTCCGCTTCTTCCACAGCCATGTCCAGGAGCAGCTCGACGCTGAGAG cAAGAAGATACTGAGCCTTGATAGACTGGAGGCTCAGCTGAAAGCTTGTCACTGTTCGTTTGTCTTCTCCAAAATAAAG CCATCTCTCCTTGCCATAGCTCTCCTGTGCTTTGAAGCACAGGAACAACATGACCCTGAGCACACTGACAAAATATCAGAGGCCCTGAGAAATCTGCAGCAGCACCTGAAC ATCAAAGATGGAGACCTGCTATGTGTGCGTGAGTTAGTTGGAAAATGCCTGGCTGAATACGCCACCACCAAGTGCTCTAAGCCCAACAGCCAGAGACTCCGCTGGATTATTTCTGGAAGAACTGCACGTCAGCTGAAGCACAGCTACTACAAAATAGCTCATCTTCCCACCATACCTGAGTCAGCATCTTAA
- the ccng1 gene encoding cyclin-G1 isoform X2 encodes MIDTVTEPGAQLFAVQLKALTDLEARYQPKLSGLRLIEGTPDNGLRMTTRLRELEVKDLLSLTRFFGFSSETFSLAISLLDRFLSVMKIQPKHLSCVGLCCFYIAVKSSEDEKNVPLANDLIRISQNRFTVSDMMRMEKIIMEKLYWKVKAPTALRFLRFFHSHVQEQLDAESKKILSLDRLEAQLKACHCSFVFSKIKPSLLAIALLCFEAQEQHDPEHTDKISEALRNLQQHLNIKDGDLLCVRELVGKCLAEYATTKCSKPNSQRLRWIISGRTARQLKHSYYKIAHLPTIPESAS; translated from the exons ATGATTGACACAGTCACAGAACCCGGAGCACAGCTGTTTGCAGTTCAGCTGAAGGCCCTAACAGACCTTGAGGCCCGATACCAGCCAAAACTGAGCGGCTTGAGGCTCATTGAGGGCACCCCGGACAATGGCCTCAGGATGACCACCAGACTGAGGGAGCTGGAGGTGAAGGACCTGCTCTCTCTGACCAGATTCTTTGGTTTCAGTTCAGAGACCTTCTCGCTCGCCATCAGCTTGCTGGATCGATTTCTCTCTGTAATGAAG ATTCAACCAAAGCACCTGTCTTGTGTGGGCCTCTGCTGCTTCTACATTGCCGTGAAGTCTTCAGAGGATGAGAAGAACGTGCCCCTGGCTAACGACCTTATCCGCATCAGTCAGAATCGCTTCACAGTGTCTGACATGATGAGGATGGAGAAGATCATCATGGAGAAGCTCTACTGGAAGGTGAAGGCCCCCACAGCCCTCCGCTTTCTCCGCTTCTTCCACAGCCATGTCCAGGAGCAGCTCGACGCTGAGAG cAAGAAGATACTGAGCCTTGATAGACTGGAGGCTCAGCTGAAAGCTTGTCACTGTTCGTTTGTCTTCTCCAAAATAAAG CCATCTCTCCTTGCCATAGCTCTCCTGTGCTTTGAAGCACAGGAACAACATGACCCTGAGCACACTGACAAAATATCAGAGGCCCTGAGAAATCTGCAGCAGCACCTGAAC ATCAAAGATGGAGACCTGCTATGTGTGCGTGAGTTAGTTGGAAAATGCCTGGCTGAATACGCCACCACCAAGTGCTCTAAGCCCAACAGCCAGAGACTCCGCTGGATTATTTCTGGAAGAACTGCACGTCAGCTGAAGCACAGCTACTACAAAATAGCTCATCTTCCCACCATACCTGAGTCAGCATCTTAA
- the LOC113144259 gene encoding septin-8-A-like isoform X2 — protein MNTLFNTIFENDEASHYESEVHLRPQTYDLQESNVNLKLTVVHTVGFGDQINKEESYKPILEYIDTQFEKYLEEELKIKRSLFNYHDTRIHICLYFIAPTGHSLKSLDLVTMKKLDSKVNIIPVIAKADTVSKSELDKLKIKIMSELVSNGVQIYQFPTEDEAVAEINSSMNTHLPFAVVGSVEDVKVGNKMVKARLYPWGSVQVENENHCDFVKLREMLLRVNMEDLREQTHARHYELYRRCKLEEMGFKDTDPDSQSFSLQETYEAKRKEFILELQRKEEEMRQMFVNKVKETEAELKEKEKELHERFEQLKRMHQDEKKNLEEKRRELEEEMNAFNRRKVAAETLMGQALQGCSQQPFKKDKDKKNFFSLPSACSLTSGRNLN, from the exons ATGAACACTCTTTTCAATACAATATTTGAAAATGACGAAGCCAGCCACTATGAGAGTGAGGTACATCTACGCCCTCAAACATATGATCTTCAGGAGAGCAATGTCAACCTGAAGCTGACCGTTGTGCACACTGTAGGGTTTGGAGACCAGATCAACAAAGAAGAGAG ctaTAAACCCATTCTTGAGTATATTGATACCCAGTTTGAAAAGTACCTTGAGGAGGAGCTAAAAATAAAGCGGTCCCTGTTTAACTACCACGACACAAGAATCCACATCTGCCTGTATTTCATTGCTCCTACTGGACACTCCTTAAAGTCCCTGGATCTAGTCACAATGAAGAAATTGGACAGCAAG GTGAACATCATCCCTGTTATTGCAAAAGCAGACACAGTATCTAAGAGTGAACTGGACAAATTAAAGATCAAGATTATGAGCGAGCTGGTCAGCAATGGAGTGCAGATTTACCAGTTTCCTACAGAAGATGAGGCTGTCGCAGAGATCAACTCCTCCATGAAT ACCCATCTTCCCTTTGCTGTGGTTGGAAGTGTAGAAGATGTTAAAGTAGGAAATAAGATGGTGAAAGCAAGACTGTACCCATGGGGATCGGTACAGG tggAAAATGAAAACCACTGTGATTTTGTGAAGCTGAGAGAGATGCTACTGCGTGTTAACATGGAGGATCTCCGTGAGCAAACACATGCTCGACACTATGAACTCTACCGTCGCTGCAAGCTGGAAGAGATGGGCTTCAAGGACACAGACCCGGACAGCCAGTCGTTCAG CCTCCAGGAGACATACGAGGCCAAGAGGAAGGAGTTCATTTTGGAGCTGCAGCGCAAGGAGGAAGAAATGAGGCAAATGTTTGTCAACAAAGTAAAGGAGACAGAAGCAgaactgaaagaaaaggaaaaagag CTTCATGAGAGGTTTGAGCAGCTCAAGCGGATGCACCaggatgaaaaaaagaatttggAGGAGAAAAGACGAGAACTAGAGGAGGAGATGAATGCCTTCAACAGGAGAAAGGTTGCAGCTGAGACACTGATGGGACAGGCTCTCCAAGGCTGCTCACAACAGCCATTCAAGAAggacaaagacaagaagaa CTTCTTTAGTCTTCCATCTGCGTGTTCCTTAACCTCAGGAAGGAATTTGAATTAG
- the LOC113144259 gene encoding septin-8-A-like isoform X1 produces the protein MAANDMDVFANEEKRNLELGGHVGFDSLPDQLVSKSVAQGFCFNILCVGETGIGKSTLMNTLFNTIFENDEASHYESEVHLRPQTYDLQESNVNLKLTVVHTVGFGDQINKEESYKPILEYIDTQFEKYLEEELKIKRSLFNYHDTRIHICLYFIAPTGHSLKSLDLVTMKKLDSKVNIIPVIAKADTVSKSELDKLKIKIMSELVSNGVQIYQFPTEDEAVAEINSSMNTHLPFAVVGSVEDVKVGNKMVKARLYPWGSVQVENENHCDFVKLREMLLRVNMEDLREQTHARHYELYRRCKLEEMGFKDTDPDSQSFSLQETYEAKRKEFILELQRKEEEMRQMFVNKVKETEAELKEKEKELHERFEQLKRMHQDEKKNLEEKRRELEEEMNAFNRRKVAAETLMGQALQGCSQQPFKKDKDKKNFFSLPSACSLTSGRNLN, from the exons ATGGCGGCCAATGACATGGATGTTTTCGCA AATGAAGAAAAGCGAAACTTGGAGCTCGGAGGCCATGTGGGCTTTGACAGTCTTCCAGATCAGCTGGTTAGCAAATCAGTTGCACAGGGATTCTGCTTTAACATCCTCTGCGTAG gtGAAACAGGAATAGGAAAATCAACATTAATGAACACTCTTTTCAATACAATATTTGAAAATGACGAAGCCAGCCACTATGAGAGTGAGGTACATCTACGCCCTCAAACATATGATCTTCAGGAGAGCAATGTCAACCTGAAGCTGACCGTTGTGCACACTGTAGGGTTTGGAGACCAGATCAACAAAGAAGAGAG ctaTAAACCCATTCTTGAGTATATTGATACCCAGTTTGAAAAGTACCTTGAGGAGGAGCTAAAAATAAAGCGGTCCCTGTTTAACTACCACGACACAAGAATCCACATCTGCCTGTATTTCATTGCTCCTACTGGACACTCCTTAAAGTCCCTGGATCTAGTCACAATGAAGAAATTGGACAGCAAG GTGAACATCATCCCTGTTATTGCAAAAGCAGACACAGTATCTAAGAGTGAACTGGACAAATTAAAGATCAAGATTATGAGCGAGCTGGTCAGCAATGGAGTGCAGATTTACCAGTTTCCTACAGAAGATGAGGCTGTCGCAGAGATCAACTCCTCCATGAAT ACCCATCTTCCCTTTGCTGTGGTTGGAAGTGTAGAAGATGTTAAAGTAGGAAATAAGATGGTGAAAGCAAGACTGTACCCATGGGGATCGGTACAGG tggAAAATGAAAACCACTGTGATTTTGTGAAGCTGAGAGAGATGCTACTGCGTGTTAACATGGAGGATCTCCGTGAGCAAACACATGCTCGACACTATGAACTCTACCGTCGCTGCAAGCTGGAAGAGATGGGCTTCAAGGACACAGACCCGGACAGCCAGTCGTTCAG CCTCCAGGAGACATACGAGGCCAAGAGGAAGGAGTTCATTTTGGAGCTGCAGCGCAAGGAGGAAGAAATGAGGCAAATGTTTGTCAACAAAGTAAAGGAGACAGAAGCAgaactgaaagaaaaggaaaaagag CTTCATGAGAGGTTTGAGCAGCTCAAGCGGATGCACCaggatgaaaaaaagaatttggAGGAGAAAAGACGAGAACTAGAGGAGGAGATGAATGCCTTCAACAGGAGAAAGGTTGCAGCTGAGACACTGATGGGACAGGCTCTCCAAGGCTGCTCACAACAGCCATTCAAGAAggacaaagacaagaagaa CTTCTTTAGTCTTCCATCTGCGTGTTCCTTAACCTCAGGAAGGAATTTGAATTAG
- the sowahab gene encoding ankyrin repeat domain-containing protein SOWAHA, producing the protein MALTQESILSFLLEHGGKVKNSELLNNFRSHINCSDPAEKQHNRDLFKKLVNSVAVVKQIDEVKFVVVKKRYQDFVKEEAHDASQKTQMEDTFPSPNTSFSSTSDRAESLRMIYSDIENNNMSYSLNMNVKYTDAKHFPERSVENMRALSHNTSADTTTVKVLNISGDQASRGGKSGAVFAVIAVKSPPRDSAPPAAQGVSHAQHKTSDKVVKLPAEVSAQSVPTLNYNLAVCRDVLLSGTQCRKTRQTEDVQLPGLTQLRPQNKTTRHADDAKCSECVPLEPLAHEWLVECAAGRWGQVYALLLQDTRLAQKRDFMSGFTALHWAAKDGNSQMMHKLIEISRKRGTYMNINSKAHGGYTPLHIAAIHGHTEVMVLLVQGYGANINERDNDGKKALHYVGNEVSAEIRALLGGLQQIKYRGKAGDEEYREQSRGFNTISRLFQPHMGKKN; encoded by the coding sequence ATGGCTCTGACCCAAGAATCTATATTGTCTTTTTTACTGGAGCACGGAGGCAAAGTTAAAAACTCGGAGCTGCTGAACAATTTCAGGAGTCATATCAACTGCAGTGATCCCGCGGAAAAGCAGCACAATAGGGACCTTTTCAAGAAGCTGGTGAACAGCGTCGCTGTGGTCAAACAGATCGACGAGGTAAAGTTTGTAGTGGTGAAGAAAAGGTATCAGGACTTTGTTAAAGAGGAGGCGCACGATGCCTCGCAGAAAACGCAGATGGAGGACACCTTCCCAAGCCCAAACACGAGCTTTTCGAGCACATCTGATCGGGCCGAGTCACTCAGGATGATTTATTCAGACATTGAGAACAATAATATGAGCTATTCACTGAATATGAATGTCAAATATACCGATGCCAAGCATTTTCCAGAGAGGAGTGTGGAAAACATGAGGGCGTTATCACACAACACTAGTGCGGACACGACCACTGTTAAAGTCCTGAACATCTCCGGAGATCAGGCGAGCAGAGGGGGGAAGTCTGGCGCTGTGTTCGCTGTCATCGCAGTAAAATCCCCGCCGAGAGACTCAGCACCACCAGCAGCTCAGGGTGTGTCACATGCCCAACACAAAACTTCAGACAAAGTAGTCAAGCTGCCAGCTGAGGTTTCTGCACAGTCGGTGCCAACTCTGAACTATAATTTAGCAGTTTGTAGGGATGTATTATTGAGTGGCACGCAATGTCGGAAAACCAGACAAACAGAGGATGTGCAACTCCCAGGTCTTACCCAGCTGAGGCCACAGAACAAGACTACAAGACATGCAGATGATGCCAAGTGCTCGGAGTGTGTGCCTCTGGAGCCATTAGCTCATGAGTGGCTGGTGGAGTGCGCTGCTGGGAGGTGGGGACAGGTCTATGCTTTGTTGTTGCAGGACACTCGCTTAGCACAGAAGAGAGACTTCATGTCGGGGTTTACAGCCCTGCACTGGGCTGCGAAGGACGGCAACAGTCAGATGATGCATAAGCTCATAGAAATCTCCCGGAAACGAGGCACTTACATGAACATCAACAGCAAAGCACACGGGGGATACACACCTTTGCACATCGCAGCCATACACGGCCATACTGAGGTAATGGTTTTACTTGTGCAAGGGTATGGAGCCAATATTAATGAAAGAGATAATGATGGCAAGAAGGCCTTGCACTATGTGGGTAATGAAGTCTCTGCTGAGATCAGAGCACTTCTGGGAGGACTGCAGCAGATCAAGTACAGGGGGAAGGCAGGAGATGAAGAATACCGAGAACAGTCCAGGGGCTTTAACACTATTAGCAGACTGTTCCAGCCtcacatggggaaaaaaaattaa
- the gdf9 gene encoding growth/differentiatio — MKRRHVRGPVDLELSVESLYKFSPVSLFILENPMLMSAALRYFRTVILLLLVTCSCPLVRSSPTASNVLHTLDDLTYSYGSIFSPLLKALSEHGGSRWNPGLKKKMKPEHRYMKYLTEVYKRSSRVQRSVDGSKIYNTVRLIKPQDECLAHNEESFTQDLSYSLHQVRKKEELLKSALLYNFDHDHRAPGNSVCSLSIKAQEQSNQCPGVHHAVNFTAGADGTSGGNWVEVDVTSFLQPLFFFQKKNIHLLINITCPEEQRPRGDVHKGPLKFTLKSPPLLLYLNDTSKIAYQGSVVSAKAGQRPSTSASTFHKQIVFKPERRFGRKRRWKRESSKSKRGDNSLGIHLPELLSSSEFPTSDCALYDFRVRFSQLKLDHWIVFPPKYNPRYCRGICPRTMGFIYGSPVHTMVQNIIYEKLDSSVPRPSCIPSHYSPLSVMIFEEDGSYVYKEFEDMIATRCTCR, encoded by the exons ATGAAG CGGCGGCACGTGCGTGGTCCTGTTGACCTCGAGCTCTCAGTGGAGAGCCTCTATAAGTTTTCACCGGTTTCATTGTTTATATTGGAAAACCCAATGCTGATGTCAGCTGCCCTTCGTTATTTTCGCACGGTTATCTTACTGCTGCTGGTCACCTGCAGCTGCCCGCTGGTTAGATCGTCTCCGACCGCCTCCAATGTGCTGCACACCCTGGACGACCTTACCTACTCTTATGGCAGCATCTTCTCCCCGCTGCTCAAAGCTCTGTCAGAGCACGGAGGGTCGAGGTGGAACCCAGGCctgaagaaaaagatgaaaccCGAGCACAGGTACATGAAATATCTGACGGAGGTTTACAAGAGGTCGTCCAGAGTGCAGAGGAGTGTGGACGGAAGTAAAATCTACAACACAGTCCGACTGATCAAGCCACAAGATGAATGTCTTGCACATAATGAAG aAAGTTTTACGCAGGATCTTTCTTACAGCCTTCACCAAgtcagaaagaaagaggagctTCTGAAGTCGGCCCTGCTGTATAATTTTGATCACGACCACAGAGCACCTGGGAACTCTGTGTGTTCCCTGAGTATCAAGGCGCAGGAGCAGTCAAACCAGTGTCCTGGGGTCCACCATGCTGTAAATTTCACAGCTGGTGCTGATGGAACGAGCGGGGGGAACTGGGTGGAGGTTGACGTCACCTCGTTTCTCCagcctctcttcttctttcagaaGAAGAATATACACCTGCTCATCAACATCACCTGCCCAGAGGAACAAAGACCCAGAGGAGATGTGCATAAAGGACCGCTGAAGTTCACTCTAAAGTCCCCTCCTTTGCTTCTCTATCTCAATGATACCAGCAAAATTGCCTATCAGGGTTCAGTAGTCAGTGCCAAAGCAGGCCAAAGGCCATCCACTTCAGCCAGCACTTTTCACAAGCAGATTGTGTTCAAACCAGAGAGGAGATTTGGGCGCAAGAGAAGATGGAAGAGGGAATCTTCAAAGAGCAAAAGAGGTGATAACAGCCTGGGTATCCACCTGCCTGAGCTTCTTTCAAGCTCTGAGTTTCCAACAAGTGACTGTGCCTTATATGATTTTAGGGTGCGATTCAGCCAACTCAAACTGGATCACTGGATTGTTTTTCCACCAAAGTACAACCCCAGGTACTGCAGAGGTATCTGCCCAAGGACCATGGGCTTCATCTATGGTTCTCCTGTCCACACCATGGTGCAGAACATCATCTATGAGAAGCTTGACTCCTCTGTGCCCAGGCCGTCCTGTATTCCCTCCCATTACAGCCCCCTGAGCGTCATGATCTTTGAAGAGGACGGCTCCTATGTTTACAAGGAGTTTGAAGACATGATTGCCACCAGGTGCACTTGTCGCTAA